In Phyllopteryx taeniolatus isolate TA_2022b chromosome 5, UOR_Ptae_1.2, whole genome shotgun sequence, the DNA window CATATAcacagtgtagtgtatgaagtgctgtcTCcaagagtacattttttttaatttttttcgcTCCCCTCCGCACCTTGGGCTCTGCTtcctggttgtcatggtaacaaaagctggactctcacttgcatgagacaagGGCGGTGCCTAAAAATGACCTAATTTCAGCGAGACAAATTACTTGGAATATTCTGACGAAAGCATGTTCATGATCTGAGAACTGTcttaaattttgaaaaaaaaaatgtacaatgtcTCATTTAAAACATTACCTCTGGAGTTTATATAGGTTTGGTGGTGACTGTTTGACCCTGAATTAATTCACTTTACACTATTTTCCATTGGGAAAACTTTGGTTGGAATGAGAACAACTTCACAGAATTGTTTGTGTTGGACTTGGGAGGTTACACTGTACATCAACAGTGATGCATGCTGTGTATCTAAGTTAACAATCGTAATGCGGTCCATTTGGTTAATCTCTCAGAGCACCGGGCTACACTATGACCGCTATCTGAGGGAGGTCAtcgagtacctggagaaagaCCCACACTTTCGGGAGAAGTTAAAAAATGCCAACATGGATGACATCAAGGTAaagtctgggggggggggcatctgtTGAGTCACATGCTTGTTGTGCCCCTGAGCTGTTGTGTTAACTCACAGCAAGGCAAACTTGCCAAAGAGCTGGACTTTGTCCACAACAATCTGCGCACCAAGCTGGACGAGCTGAAGAGGGAGGAGATGAACAGGCTGCGGATGCTCATAAAGGCCAAACTCGACTTGGTGGCGGGGGATGGtaactatacagtatgttgttattGCGACTTTCGGCCTGTGTCCTAATTGTTGCACATGACGTGTTGTAACGTACATTGGCTGTTGAAATATCGGATGTGGCTTTAAAATTGAATACGACAAGATGGTGACTTCATACATTTGAAGTTGAATTGCAAGTActactttacttttttactcTATTGTGTAAAGAGTGCACAGGAAATAACAGAGGAACATAAAAAAGTCCCATCTCATTATGTGGTtaagatatacagtacacatgtGGTTGGTAGCACATTGTAGCTACTGTAAAACGTGGAGGAGGCTCGATTATGTTCTGTGCATTCGCCACAAAGTGTCATGCATCTGTGCATGCTTCAGTAAACTCTGAAGACTATCAAGTTATTCATTTTGATGGTTTCAAGTTAATTTGGAGATGGCTTTAAAATGGAATACCtttttcagctccttccacagacgTTAGACTTTACTGTTGGTaaagggtgtcttgaatctgttcAGGCTACAGCAAAATCtccttaaataaaaatataaggaAGTGTCTTTTCCTCGCAGGCTGGAAAGTGGACCACCAGGCCTTGCTGAAACAGTTTGAGCACCTCAACCAAGACAACCCGCACTCGTTTGAACCAGACGACCTGGACCGCCTCATCAAATCGGTATTTAGCCTAAATAAAACTGATGTATGTAGGTATATAAGTCATGTATAAGAGATACTGGCCGCCCCGACAGGCCACTAAGGACCTGGAACACTTCGACATGGAGCGCCACGATGAGTTCAAGCGCTACGAGATGATGAAGGAGCACGAAAGGCGGGAGAAGCTGAAGGTCATGACGGAGGAGGAACGCAAGAAGGACGAGGAACGCTACGAGGAGATGAGAAAGAAGCACGCTGACCACGCCAAAGTCAACCACCCGGTAAGCCAGCAGGAGTGGGAAGTGACCAAGTTTTACTGTACTTCAGTAGGTTTTTCAGGCAGGcgtctgtactttacttgagtatttatcatttatttattacaataattttgAATTCATGTTTCGGCGGAAAAAAGGggaacaatttaaaatttaaagagTCTGCATTAAATCATTTTATGATGCTCAGTGGTCACTTCTCATTTCAATGACAGGTAAATTGGTAAGCCAGTTTgagtttgtttgaaaaatatattttttcctgataatatatattattctatataaaatgctaacagttgCTATGCTAATATATAGCAAGATCACAAACTGGGTAGAGAAAGCACTTACACAGCCCTGTGGCCGGgtaatattttttatgaaaattgCTACAATGCTCAAAGTTGGTAttctaacatacagtataataagaTAGAAACCCTTGTAGAGGAAGTACTCAAAAGGATTGATAAAGATTTTACATTGTGCCTAAGTTGGgtactatttcaaataaaaattgccACAATGCTAACAGgtggtatgctaacatataacaAGATCACAACCTGAACAGAGAAAGAGCTGAGACTGATTGATAAGGATTTTACAATGTGCCCTGTGGTCAGGCACTTTTTTTAGAATGAGaattgctaacatgctaacatgctaacactTTGTATGCCAACATACATTGCACCctgaaagtattcacagcgcttcccTTCTCCCACATTTTCCCATGCCTTAttccataattaaaaaaaaaatttcacctAAAATTATGTATTCAATGATCGATAAAAAcattgtgattttaaaaaaaaaatatttttaaattttgcaagttggcaaatagaaaacaaaaacatgtacataGTAAATATTTAGATACCCTTGAAAATTAATGGAGTTGTTCCTTAGGCATAATAAGACAATATTGCTAATTAAGCCTCTCTTTCAGCCAACTAGCATTTTGCTTTAGCGCGTGCCTAAGATGATGcctgagtgtgtgcgtgcgtgcgtgtgtgtgcatgcgtgtgtgcatgtgcatgagTGTAGGGAAGTGAGGATCAGCTGAAGGAGGTGTGGCAGGAGTCCGACGGTCTCGACCCAAACGACTTTGATCCGAAGACCTTTTTCAAAATGCACGGTAACCTTGACGCATTTAACACAAATAAATCTCTGTTGTATATAAATCATTCATATTTGGAATGTGTGCGCAGACAATAATGGCGATGGTTTCTTTGACGAGAACGAGCTCGAGGCCCTCTTCACAAAAGAGGTATGACATCACCCCATAATTggtgttgctttttttatttgtttctctaATGATTAAATACACCAATTTGTAGAAGTTCTTTGACCAAAATGACATGGCTCtcaattcattttcaaatataaaaaaaagggaaaaaataggAAAGCACCTTATTTCTTTAAGATGACAAATTATATTATACAGTAAGCATATGTCTTTTGGTTCTCTAGATTGTATTTTTagcattacaaatatattttgttttagcaaatatttaaaaaatgttttgtattttaaattttttttttttttttaaactattcatatattacagtatttcatgtttcaggtataaaaaaaaaaaggtcaaatcaAAAGAGTTCATTGAAGCACTTCATGATACTGGGTGGTTTAATATGTTTTTGCTCAAATTAATGTATGATTACACATCTTGCGGTTCTCTagattgtaatatttttaacgtgagcaatatatttttatcaggaatggaaaaaaatgtaatacttacAAATATTGATTCGAATACGTGTTCAAGCTGGAGAAGGTCTACAACTCCAAGAATGAAGAAGACGACATGGTggagatggaggaggagaggcTACGCATGAGAGAGCATGTCATGGCCGAGGTAGTATGAGTCATTATTCAGATACACAGTGCATCTGCTAAGTATTTAGTGTTTCACTTTCCCACATTTTGTTACGCTACAGCCTTAAtccaaaatggatgaaataaaaatttgccCACAAAATTCCATTTTTGGAATAAAGCTGTGacgtaacaaaatgtggaaactgAAGTGTATAGTGGAAGTGATGAGGGGTTTTAAACAATGAGCACTCACAATGCGTTCAGGTGGACACCAACAATGACAGACTGGTGTCAGTCGCCGAGTTCCTGGCAGCCACGAAGAAGCAGGAGTTCCAACAAAAGGAGGGGTGGGAGGTAAGCGTTCCTTCGCCGAGCCAATCAGAAGCAATATTGATTAAggtagtggttctcaaacttctgACAGCAAgtatcacctaaaaaaaatacttagcacTCCAattaccaccatcatgaccaacatttaaATTCAGTAGTGTAGTCGGCACTGTTTCCTTTGAACACTCACTGGATTAAGGCCTGATTGTTTGAATTGATGCGCTGTTTCCAGACCTTGGAGCAGCAAAACTCCCTGTTCACCGAGGAGGAGCTGGCAGCGTACGAGCAGCAGCTGGCCAATGAGGGCAAGATGATCCTGGAACAGGCGCTGGAACTACAGAAGCAAAGGGAGGAGCTCCAGAAGAAGCAGGAGGAGCTCAATGCTCAGAAGCACGACCTTCAGCAGGTCCTTAAATGCAACATCCCCCAGTCGCAGGAAGCCATCCGCCTTCACGTTTGATTCATTCTGCTTTTTTCCTCTCACTATTTAAGGCCATGGATGAACTGGAGAGGAGAAA includes these proteins:
- the LOC133478256 gene encoding nucleobindin-2-like isoform X1 yields the protein MEMVRGKALAHCALLLLSLWLCINSLPISVDQSKENTTSKQEELDAPQSSSTGLHYDRYLREVIEYLEKDPHFREKLKNANMDDIKQGKLAKELDFVHNNLRTKLDELKREEMNRLRMLIKAKLDLVAGDGWKVDHQALLKQFEHLNQDNPHSFEPDDLDRLIKSATKDLEHFDMERHDEFKRYEMMKEHERREKLKVMTEEERKKDEERYEEMRKKHADHAKVNHPGSEDQLKEVWQESDGLDPNDFDPKTFFKMHDNNGDGFFDENELEALFTKELEKVYNSKNEEDDMVEMEEERLRMREHVMAEVDTNNDRLVSVAEFLAATKKQEFQQKEGWETLEQQNSLFTEEELAAYEQQLANEGKMILEQALELQKQREELQKKQEELNAQKHDLQQAMDELERRKGQSKPDIKDSVATGAGSETALNGHQSQTPPVL
- the LOC133478256 gene encoding nucleobindin-2-like isoform X2, producing the protein MDDIKQGKLAKELDFVHNNLRTKLDELKREEMNRLRMLIKAKLDLVAGDGWKVDHQALLKQFEHLNQDNPHSFEPDDLDRLIKSATKDLEHFDMERHDEFKRYEMMKEHERREKLKVMTEEERKKDEERYEEMRKKHADHAKVNHPGSEDQLKEVWQESDGLDPNDFDPKTFFKMHDNNGDGFFDENELEALFTKELEKVYNSKNEEDDMVEMEEERLRMREHVMAEVDTNNDRLVSVAEFLAATKKQEFQQKEGWETLEQQNSLFTEEELAAYEQQLANEGKMILEQALELQKQREELQKKQEELNAQKHDLQQAMDELERRKGQSKPDIKDSVATGAGSETALNGHQSQTPPVL